ACTGCACGTCGAGCGATATCCGCCGCTGGGTCTCAGTTTTCCCATGATTCCCCCGTTCTCAAGGTTCTGTCTACCACGGATCGGATCCCCTTGGAAATTGTAGCGCGGGATTTGCTTGTAGAGGCGCGTTCGCCGTGCGCATAATGCCCCCTCATGGTTTCACCCACGCGGGCACGGCTCGGGCACAAGGCCTTCGAGTTCTTCAAGGAACTGGTCTACGAGGAGACCGGCATCTCGCTGGGGCCGGAGAAACGATACCTGCTGGAAGCGCGACTCCAGAAGCGCCTGAGCGAATTCGAGTTTGATCAGTTCGATTCGTACATCCAGTGGCTGAAGTCCCGCGAGCATTCGCGGGATGAAATCGACCTCCTGATTGAAACCGTCACGGTGGGGGAAACAAGTTTCTTCCGGCACGCCGCGCATTTTCGCATCCTCAAGGAGATCGTGTTTCCAGCGTTGGCCGCGGGGCTGCCTCGAAAGGACAACACGCTCAGGCTGTGGAGCGCCGGGTGCAGCACGGGAGAGGAGGCCTACAGTCTGGCGATGGCGTTCTTCGAAACGGGTCTGCCCTCACGCGGCTGGAGAATCAAAGTGTTCGCAACGGACATTTCTCGCAATTCCATTCGTCACGCCCAAGGGGGAGTGTACAAACTGTCCTCCTTCAAGAACACGCCCGACGTGTACACCCAAAAGTACTTCAGCCGAAAGGATGACCAGTTCATTCTTCGGCCGGACATCCGGACGGCGGTGACCTTCAGCCGGATGAATCTCCTCGAAGTCCGGAAGGTACGGCTCCTCCCCTCGATGGACGTTGTGTTCTGCCGCAACGTTCTCATGTATTTCGACGCGAAGTCCCGGAAGTCTGGAATGGACCTCATCATGGACCGTCTCCGGCCCGGCGGCTACCTCTTCCTCGGCCACCAGGAGACGCTTCATTCCAAACATCCGCAGATCCGTTCGGAGGATATCGGCAGCGTCTTGGTCTATCGGAGGCTTGTGGACGGCCATGACTGAACGAATCACGACCACCCTGCGTTCCCTTCTCGTGTTCGCCTTCATCTACATCATCACGATCTACTTCTCATCACTCTACGTAATCTTGTCTCTGTTCGACCGGCGGGGCCGCATCGTCGATTGGGTGCACCGAAGCTGGTCCCGCCTGGCCCTGGGCGCTTCGAGAGTGCGAGTGCGGATGGACGGGCACGAACAATTGCGCGCGGGCCGGAGCTACATCATCATCGCCAATCATCAGGGATTCTTCGACATCTGGTCGCTGCTGTCGGAGTTTCCGCTCCCCGTACGCATGGTGTTCAAGAAGGAATTGCTCCTCATCCCCATCTTCGGCACGGCCCTCAAACGCGGCGGTCACATTTGCGTCGATCGCTCGAATCGATCCCAGGCCGTGGAACAGCTCAAACGGGGGAGGGACAAGGTGATGAGTGTCGGGGCTTCGCTTCTGTTCTTTGCGGAAGGGACTCGAAGCAAAGACGGCTTGATCGGTCCCTTCAAAAAGGGCGGGATCATCACGGCGATGGATATGGGACTGCCGATCCTTCCGATTGCGATCCGGGGGAGCTACGAGATTCTCCAGAAGAAGAGCATGGTCATCCGGCCCGGAGTGGTTCGCATCCGAGTGCTCCCGGAAATCCCCATCGAAGGATGGACGCATGATCGGAAGGACGAATTGACCGCCTTGGTGCGCGAGCGTATCGTCACCGCATTCGAGAAACTGTGAAATGAAGATGGGCAACGGGGCACTAATCGACGAAATGGCCGAATGGGTGGCCGGAGTTCGGTATGCCGACATTCCGCCGCGCGTGTGCGAGCGGATCAAAGTGCAATCGATCGGCATGTTGGGGGCGGCGTTTGGAGGTCTGAAATCCGAAGGCGGCCGCGCGGCGCTCAGCGCGGTGAGAAAGCGGACCGCGGAGGGGGCGGCGCAAGCTCCCGATGGAGATTCCGATCGCCGTCCCCGGAGCCGAGCGGAGGGGGCGGCGACGATCTTTCCGACGGGGGAGAAGGGTCCACCGCACGAAGCCTTGTTCGCCAATACTGCGTTATCGATGACGTTCGACTACGATGACTACCTGTATATGGGTCACACGGGGCATTCGGCCATCTTCTCGCCGTGGGCCGTGTGCGAAGGTCTGGGCCGGAGCGGCGAAGATTTTCTCCTCGCGGCGGCGGTGGCAAACGAGGTCGAAGGGCGAATTGGAGCAACGGTCCTACTCGGGCCTCACAATGGGCAGCTTTGGTCGTTCATCCACGCCGTCGGCACCGCCTGCGCCGCGGCGAAGCTGATGGGTTTGAACGCGGCGCAGATTCGGAATGCCATCGGGATCAGCCTCTATCTGCCTCCCTTCACGATGATGCCGGGCTTCATGGGACCGTCGAGCAAGGTCACCACGGCCGCTTTCCCATCGGTGAACGGCCTGCGGGCGGCGGAACTGGCTGCCGAAGGGTTGACCGGAGCGGGACGGCTGCTGGAAGATCGGCAGGGTTTCCTGCGGCACTTCTCGTTTATTCCCCTGCCGCGGATGCTCAGCGGGTGGGGTAAGACGTGGGTGACCGATTCTCTGAGCTTCAAGGCGTATCCGGGATGCGCCTACGTGAGCTCCATCGCGGAAGCCCTTCGGGCCTCACTCCGGGAGCTCGGGATGGAAAGCGGCCTCAAGGATCCGGCCGAGATGGATTCGCTGCGGATTCGCGTCACATTGCTGACGCTCGGGATGGACGGGCTTTCCGCGCCGTACCTGGAAACGCCGCCGTCTTCGATCCACGTCAACTTCTCGGCCGCCTTGAGTGCCGCCGTCACGCTCCTGAACGGCGATCTGCGGCCGGACCATCTTTCGGAAAAGAAATTGAAGTCCGATTGGCCGGTCCTGTCGTCCTTTGTCGAGAAGACGCGTGTGGAGCATGATTGGGAAATGACGGTGGAACTGGTCCGTGGGATCGCGCAGGGCGTCAACCTCGCGCCACTCTTTACGCGCATCCCTGTGAGGGAATGGATTTCCCTCCGTAAGAAGGCGCGGGAACAGCATCACGTTTCGCTCCGCGGCGTCCGTCCGAAACACATCTGGCGGATCATCAAGACGGCGCGAGGCCGGCATGAGGGCTCGTTCCGCCGCCCCCGAAGCGAAGCGGAGGGGACGGCGCGAGGCAACGGGGTTGGCGGCCGATTCGATCTGGCGAATGCGAAATTCGAGGACCTCCG
The window above is part of the Nitrospirota bacterium genome. Proteins encoded here:
- a CDS encoding protein-glutamate O-methyltransferase CheR, which gives rise to MVSPTRARLGHKAFEFFKELVYEETGISLGPEKRYLLEARLQKRLSEFEFDQFDSYIQWLKSREHSRDEIDLLIETVTVGETSFFRHAAHFRILKEIVFPALAAGLPRKDNTLRLWSAGCSTGEEAYSLAMAFFETGLPSRGWRIKVFATDISRNSIRHAQGGVYKLSSFKNTPDVYTQKYFSRKDDQFILRPDIRTAVTFSRMNLLEVRKVRLLPSMDVVFCRNVLMYFDAKSRKSGMDLIMDRLRPGGYLFLGHQETLHSKHPQIRSEDIGSVLVYRRLVDGHD
- a CDS encoding MmgE/PrpD family protein — protein: MKMGNGALIDEMAEWVAGVRYADIPPRVCERIKVQSIGMLGAAFGGLKSEGGRAALSAVRKRTAEGAAQAPDGDSDRRPRSRAEGAATIFPTGEKGPPHEALFANTALSMTFDYDDYLYMGHTGHSAIFSPWAVCEGLGRSGEDFLLAAAVANEVEGRIGATVLLGPHNGQLWSFIHAVGTACAAAKLMGLNAAQIRNAIGISLYLPPFTMMPGFMGPSSKVTTAAFPSVNGLRAAELAAEGLTGAGRLLEDRQGFLRHFSFIPLPRMLSGWGKTWVTDSLSFKAYPGCAYVSSIAEALRASLRELGMESGLKDPAEMDSLRIRVTLLTLGMDGLSAPYLETPPSSIHVNFSAALSAAVTLLNGDLRPDHLSEKKLKSDWPVLSSFVEKTRVEHDWEMTVELVRGIAQGVNLAPLFTRIPVREWISLRKKAREQHHVSLRGVRPKHIWRIIKTARGRHEGSFRRPRSEAEGTARGNGVGGRFDLANAKFEDLRMNFASEVEIRLKGGRSARARVDLPPGSSGRPWQESVDLMAAKLDREAAGCLSAEKIAAIREAVMGIEKCRDLRALSPLFKGN
- a CDS encoding 1-acyl-sn-glycerol-3-phosphate acyltransferase; this translates as MTERITTTLRSLLVFAFIYIITIYFSSLYVILSLFDRRGRIVDWVHRSWSRLALGASRVRVRMDGHEQLRAGRSYIIIANHQGFFDIWSLLSEFPLPVRMVFKKELLLIPIFGTALKRGGHICVDRSNRSQAVEQLKRGRDKVMSVGASLLFFAEGTRSKDGLIGPFKKGGIITAMDMGLPILPIAIRGSYEILQKKSMVIRPGVVRIRVLPEIPIEGWTHDRKDELTALVRERIVTAFEKL